Part of the Burkholderia humptydooensis genome, CTCGCGTTCGCGCTGTACCTGAACCAGGCGGTCGGCGGCATCCGGCTCGTCAAATCGCTTTGCTTCGCGCCGTTCGTGCTGTCGGGCGTCGTCGTCGGGCTGGTCTTCTCGTGGTTCTACGATCCGACCTTCGGCCTGCTCGCGCTTGTCGTCGGACACGGCGTGCCCGTGCTCGGCGACGCGCGCTATGCGACGTTCGGCATCGTGCTCGCCGCACTGTGGCCGCAGACCGCGTACTGCATGATCCTCTACCTGACCGGCCTCACGGCGCTCAACGCCGAGCAGATCGAGGCCGCGCGGATGGAGGGCGCGCGCGGCTTCACGCTGTTCTGGCACGTCGTGCTGCCGCAACTGCGGCCGACGACCTTCATGGCGCTCGTCGTCACCGTGATCGGCGCGCTGCGCAGCTTCGACCTGATCTCGGTGATGACGGGCGGCGGCCCGTTCGAGAGCTCGACGGTGCTCGCGTATTACATGTACGACCAGGCGATCAAGTATTACCGCCTCGGCTATTCCGCATCGATCGCCGTCGTGCTGTTCGCGATCATGCTCGTCTACATCGTCTTCCAACTGCGCCGCATGCTGCGCAACGAACAGTGAGGTGCCGCCATGTTTCCGATGCCGGTCCAGCAATGGAAGCCCGTCTCGCGCAATCTGTACAGGCTGTCGCTGCCCGTCGCGCTCGTCGTCTGGCTGCTGCCGATGATCGCGGTGTTCATCACGTCGGTCCGCTCGACCGAGGAGCTCCAGGAAGGCCGCTACTGGGGCTGGCCGAAGCGCTTCTCGATGATCGAGAACTACCGCGACGCGCTGACGGGCTCGCCGATGCTCCATTACTTCTGGAACAGCGTGCAGATCACGGTGCCTTCGGTGCTCGGCTCGATCGCGCTCGCGGCAATGGCGGGCCACGCGCTCGCGACCTATCGCTTTCGCGGCAACACCGCGCTGTTCGGCACGTTCGTCGCGGGCAACTTCGTGCCGGTGCAGGTGCTGATGATCCCCGTGCGCGATCTGTCGCTGCGGCTCGGCGTGTTCAACACGGTCGAGGCGCTGATCCTGTTCCATGTCGCATTCCAGACGGGCTTCTGCACGCTGTTCCTGCGCAACTTCATCAAGCAGTTGCCGTTCGAGCTGATCGAGGCCGCGCGCGTCGAGGGCGCGGGCGAATGGACCGTGTTTCGCCGCATCGTGCTGCCGCTCATCCGGCCCGCGCTCGCCGCGCTCGCGATCCTCGTCTTCACGTTCGTCTGGAACGACTATTTCTGGGCGCTGTGCCTCACGCAGGGCGACGAGGCGGCGCCGATCACGGCGGGCGTCGCGGCGCTGAAGGGGCAATGGACGACGTCGTGGAATCTCGTGTCGGCGGGCTCGATCCTCGCCGCGCTGCCGTCGGTCGCGATGTTCTTCGCGATGCAGAGGAATTTCGTCGCGGGAATCACGTTCGGCGCGACGAAGGGGTGAGTTGGGCGATCCGCGCGTCGGGGCGCTCGGGCCGCCGCAAAGCGCGCGTCGCGCGCGTCGCCCGGAAAGCGGCGGCCGGCGGCGCGCGCGTCAGGACAAGCCCGCCACCAGCGCCGCGGCCACCGAGCCGGCGACGAGCACGACGCCGACCGTGCGCCGCTTGTTGAGCTCGGTCCAGAGCAGCACGCCCGTCAGCGACAGCAGCACCATCGATCCCGCGATCGTATCCATCAGCAGCACCCAGAACAGGTTCATGCCGACGCCGCGATGCAGGTTGTTGAGCGTCGTGAGGAACGCGTTGTCGGTGCGCTTCACCGACACGTAGCCGTTCCCCTTCCAGTATTCGACCTGCACGTTGCTGCGCGGCCCGAAGAGGCCGAACTGCCAGTGCTCGGGCTGCTCGACGCGCCGGCCGCCCCACGCGACGGGCTGCGCGGGGTCCTTGCGGACGCGGCCGAGCCGGCCGTCGAACGCGAGCTCGCGCCGGACCCACGCGGCCATCGCGTGAGGCGTCGC contains:
- a CDS encoding carbohydrate ABC transporter permease; amino-acid sequence: MPAARRPSRTARGQRRAAWLFLAPACAMVAVYVIWPILSTMWLSLYNWDGMTARTFVGVANYVELLHAPTFYTALKNNVIWLALFMLAPPLGLAFALYLNQAVGGIRLVKSLCFAPFVLSGVVVGLVFSWFYDPTFGLLALVVGHGVPVLGDARYATFGIVLAALWPQTAYCMILYLTGLTALNAEQIEAARMEGARGFTLFWHVVLPQLRPTTFMALVVTVIGALRSFDLISVMTGGGPFESSTVLAYYMYDQAIKYYRLGYSASIAVVLFAIMLVYIVFQLRRMLRNEQ
- a CDS encoding carbohydrate ABC transporter permease, encoding MFPMPVQQWKPVSRNLYRLSLPVALVVWLLPMIAVFITSVRSTEELQEGRYWGWPKRFSMIENYRDALTGSPMLHYFWNSVQITVPSVLGSIALAAMAGHALATYRFRGNTALFGTFVAGNFVPVQVLMIPVRDLSLRLGVFNTVEALILFHVAFQTGFCTLFLRNFIKQLPFELIEAARVEGAGEWTVFRRIVLPLIRPALAALAILVFTFVWNDYFWALCLTQGDEAAPITAGVAALKGQWTTSWNLVSAGSILAALPSVAMFFAMQRNFVAGITFGATKG
- a CDS encoding PepSY-associated TM helix domain-containing protein — encoded protein: MNAPESIEKHSGVVVPYPGSPRKLDESALADRRRCSRRATFIKWLRKVHGWVGLWGAVLGLLFGVTGVLLNHRAPPLKISSGEPQVSQLQLALPSPAPATPHAMAAWVRRELAFDGRLGRVRKDPAQPVAWGGRRVEQPEHWQFGLFGPRSNVQVEYWKGNGYVSVKRTDNAFLTTLNNLHRGVGMNLFWVLLMDTIAGSMVLLSLTGVLLWTELNKRRTVGVVLVAGSVAAALVAGLS